ACGGCGACACCGCAGACCCTGCGATGAACTCGGGCAATCACGTCATGCTGGTGGGCGATTTGGCCATCTGGCTTTACGAAGACCTGGCTGGAATCAAACCCGATCCGGCTCAGCCCGGGTTCAAGCACATCGTGATGCGGCCCGAGCCGGTAGGGGACCTCAAATTCGTCCGCGCAACCCACCAGTCGCCTTTCGGCATGATTGCCAGCCAATGGAAACGCTCCGCGCGCTCGTTCCATTGGGACATCACTGTGCCGGCGAATGCAACCGCTACTGTCTATGTGCCCGCCGCCGGCCTGGACGCGGTCAAAGAGCACGGGCGCCCCGTTGCCCGCGCCCGAGGTGTGAAGTTCGAACGACTCGATAACGGACGCGTGGTGTTGTCGGTCGGTTCGGGCAAATACAATTTCGAGAGCGGCCTTTGAACCTGTTGGCCCTGCAGAACGCATGACTGAAGTCTCCCAGGAGAAGGCTGCCGCGCCCGCCAATCCCGCAAAAGCTGCTTCGCAAAGCGGCCCGCTGGCCAGGCTCTGGAGCATCCCGGCTACACGCGCCCTGGTCGCCCTCATCTTCATCCTGGTAATTGGCTGTATTTTCAACGCGCAAGGGGCATTTTTCAAGATTGGCACCCATCGGGACGCGCTGCGCCAGGCCTCCGTGTTCGGCATCCTCGCCTGCGGCATGACTTTGGTCATCATCAGCGGTGGCATTGACCTGGCCGTCGGCAGTATCCTGGCCCTTGTCGCTGTAGCCTTTTCCCTCACCACGATTCATTGGGGCTGGACGCCCTGGATTTCGGTGCCGGTTTGTCTGCTGCTGGCGCTGGCCTGCGGCGCCGTTTCCGGCGGCATTACCGCCTGGTTCGGCATCCAGCCGTTCATCGCGACGCTGGCGATGATGGTCTTCGCCCGGGGCCTGGCCAAAACCATCTCCGGCGGCATGAAAGTCTCGACCATTGTCCAAATGCCCAACGGCAGCTATCAATCAGTTCCCGTGCCTCGCATTTTCGAGTTGATTGACAACCGCATCCTGGGCGGCCATGTCTCGGTGGTGACTGTCATTTTCCTGGTGTGCGCAGTGCTCGCCTGGATTGTGCTCTCGCGCCATTATGTGGGCCGCCAACTCTATGCCATTGGCGGCAACGAGCAGGCCGCCAGGTTATCGGGTGTGCGGGTGAACTTTGCTAAAATCCTGGCGTATGCGGCCAGCGGCCTTTTTGCCGGCGTGGCCGGCATCTGCCAGGCAGCCCAGGAACAGCAGGGCGACCCCGAGGCAGGCATCGGTTATGAATTGACAGCGATCGCCATCGTGGTCATCGGCGGCACCACCCTGGCCGGTGGCCGAGGGGGGCTCGGGCTGACTTTATTGGGTACGTTGACCATCGGCTACCTGGAAAAAATCCTGAGCATCAATGCCGTCCCGGAGGCCAGCCGCTTGATGCTCACTGGCGCCATCATCGTCGTTGCCGTCCTGGCCCAAAAACGCCGGCTGTAAGCAGCATCCTAATCAACCCTCTGGCTCGGGGTGCCGTTCCGGCAAGCACATGAGCCAAGCCTCCCCACCGTCCCCGTTAAGGTGCGACTGCGAAGCGGATAGGCAGTATGGAGTCTAGAGTGCCCAGCGGCGGTAGTGGGCGAGGGTTTGGGAGACATCGGGGAGGAGGGGGAGCAGTGAGAATTGTTTGTATTCAACGCCGGTGGGCCAGGAAACTTTAAGGCCGAGTTTTTCTTTGGTTTGGAACCAATAGATCACTTGTTCGACGGCGGCTTGTTCGAGGTCATCGGGGAGGCCTTGGCAGGCGGCCACCGGGGGATCGGGCGGCGGGGAGCCGGGGAGCAGGTAGCCGCCGGTGTAGGTGACGCGGGCGAGGGAAGGCTGAGGGCTAAGGGCTAAAGGCTGAAGGGAGATGATGCAGGCACGGCGGATGAGGTAATCGATGCCGGGCTGGTCGAGCCATCCTTCGGATTCGGAGGATTTGGTTTCGAATTTGGAGACGGATTCGATGGGGTAGCAGGGTGGGGAGAGTTCGGTGTCGGTGGGATCGAATTCGTGGGTGGCGTTCTCGGTGCGGGCGAGGGTGCGGTTGGTTTCGTGGTCGAAACGGGCGGAGACGGCCTTGAGGGCGTTGGTCAGGATGGCGTCTTGGCTGGTGTCGGAGTCGAGGATCGAGAGGCGCGATTTGACTGTGCTGAGTTGGGTGAGCATGACGTGTTTTAACGCAGAGAGGCGAAGACGCGAAGGCGCAGGGGCGGAGTTTTTAGAATTTCAGATTTGAGAGGACGGTGACTCGTGCCGCCCCCCCGACCAGAAAGGGGGGGCGGGAGCGAGTGGTGGGAGTGGAAGGACATCCAAAAGCGGCAGAGGGCTGCCGCAGTCCCAGACGCTGGCGCGGTGGGTGGGGCCGGAGGCATGCTGGGAGCGGGCAGGGACTATGCTGCAGCGGCGGTGAGGAGTGCGGCGGTGGCGTCTTCGGCGCAGTAGTCGAAGTCAATTTCTTCGATGAAGCGGACGGCGAGCTGGTCGTTGCTGAACCAGATGTGGGTGGAGGTGTCGATGCGCGGGGTGCCGTGCTCGCCCATCCACCAGAAGGAGAGGGCTCCGAAGACGGCGATGGTTTTGCCAGCAGCGGCGAGGGTGTCGAATGGTTGGAGGACATCGGTCCAGACGATTGGATAGCCGTCGAGGATGGCGCTGCCGTCTGGGAGGCGCTGATAGATGTGGGGTTCGGCTTGGGTGTTAAAGGAGCCGAGGTGGGTTTCCCAGGTGGTATCCAGGTAGTAGGCCGAAAGGCGGCCATTGAGAGCGGCTTTGTTGACCTTGGTGCGGAGGAGGCGGAAGTCGTCGAGGGTGGCATCGCTGGGTTTGGTCTTGCCGGCGGCCAGGGTGACGACATGGCCTTTATCCTTTGCGATTGTGGCGATGCCTTCGACGTTTTCGTAGGTTTCGGGGGTGCCGTCGGCGAGGAAGCCCCAGGTGTCTTCGGCCCTGGCGAATTCGACGGCGGCGTAGCGTGTGAGGAATCGGCCGATGGGGATGACAGCTTGCTCGTCGATTTCGCGGGGGAGCCGGATTACGCCGCCGATCTTGTGGGATTCGAGTGAAGCTAGAGTGACGGTGGGCGATTTTTCGGCGAAGGCGGCTGAGATGGCGATGGAGCCGAACGCCGGCCTGGTCCCCATTCTGACTGGGCGACAGGTGCCGGTGCCGATTGGGTAGGGGGACATACGGCGGCGAACGACACCGAAGTCCGAGATGAGTTCGCGGATTTCGTTGCCGTACTGAGCTGGGAGTGGGATATCGGTGGTGGTCAGGGCGGCTTTGGTTGAGAGGTTGAGGGTGTTGCGGGCGAAGTTGAGGAGGGTGTCGCGCTGGGTTGCCGGTGCGGAACAGAGGGCATCGATGGCGCCGCTGCGTTCGCAGTGGAGGATGAATTGGGAAGCGACTTGGGCGGCGCATTCGTCGGTGACGCCGCCGATGGGGCGGGTGCGATGTGGGGCTGCTGAGCCGAATTTGGCTACGGTGGCGGTCCGGAAGTTGCCTAGTTGCAGAGCAAGGTCAGCTTGGGCGGCCTGGAGTGTTGCCAGGGTGGATTTGAGGCCAAGCAGGGTACCGAGATCGGTTTTGATGGCGCCGAGGTCGGCGGTGAGGGTGGTGATTTGGTCGAGAGTTTGGGTTTCAGTTTGCATTTGGTTGTTGGATTTTTGTGACTAGAGATGTTTGAGGAGATCGCGGATTTGGCGAGACAGGAGCAAAGCCGGGGAAGTGGGAATAATGGGAGGTATGGGAGATGTGGTTTTGGCGATGGCGAGGGATTGATGGAGGAGATCGAGGGTGGTTTGGATGTCGGATTTTTCGAGGGCGCCGGATTTGAGGGCGAGGGCCAGGGCGTTGGGGTTGGCGGGGATGGCGACGGCGGAAACTTCGACCAACTCTTGCTCGAGGTGTTTGCGGGGGGAGGTGGCGGTGGGGTCTTCCCAGCGGATGGGAATGAAGCCGACGGAGACACCGTGAAGAAAGCCGCCGGCGTACAGGGCGTGCGCGATCTTGGCCATGGGGTTGGCGTCGGTGGCGAATTGGATGCGCTGGAAGAGGACCTGGCGACCAGCGAGGGCGCGGACTTCGGTGATGAGGGCTTTGCCGAGGGTGAAGATGACGTCGCCGTATTGGTGGGCGTTTTGGAAAACGGGGTTGCGGCGATAGGAGTCGAGGCGCCAGCCGGAGGGGGTGATGATTTCGCCGAAACGATCGAGGGTGGCATCAGAGGAGGTGAAGTCCAGGGTGGGATTTTGCGGATTTTTGATTTCAGATTTTTGATTTTCGATTGGATCGGTTTGGGGAGCATGGACTTCGACTTGGAGGGTGGAACGGAGGGGGAGCATGGATTTTTGAAGTTTGATTTTCGATTGGGGAGAGGGCAGGGGGAGACACGAATTTCACGAATTAGCACGAATTTTTTCGGGGCTGAATAGGGTTGCATTTTGGGGAGAAAGCGGCAGAGGACTGCCGCAGTCCAAGACGCTGGCGCGCGGGACAGGGCCGGAGGTGTGGAGAGGAGGGCACATGGGATTTTGGGAATAGACGATGGGAAATAGCCGACAGCCGATAGCAGATGGCAGATGGGGTCAGAGGTTTTGGTTTTCGCCGGCTTTTTGGAGGGTGCGGGGAAGGAAGCCGGCGTTGCCCCAGGGGAGGGGTTTGAAGCCTAGATCGAGTACGCGATTGAGTTCGTTGAAGGGGATGCCCATGTCGAAACCGGTTTTGGCGGTGATGAGGCGGGTGCGGCGGGCTTGCTGCATGATGGGGAGGCTGTCGATGTCGAACCAGCCGGTGGCGCTGGGGTCGATGGTTTTGACGGTGATGTCCTCGGCGGCTTCGAGGCGGGTGCAGAGAGGGGCCACGCGGTTCTCGATGAAGTTCTGGCGGGAGCCGACCATAACATCGTATTTGGCGTTGTCGGTGATGGTGACGATTTCTTCTGGGACACCGAACGCCGCACAGATTTCGGCGCGAGAGAATTTGCGGTTTTCGAGGAATTGGAGGTCGGCGCTGGAGAGGGTGGGTTTTACTATTTCAGCGCCGCCCCAGAGGAGGAGAGGTTTGTCGGCGATACC
This DNA window, taken from Verrucomicrobiia bacterium, encodes the following:
- a CDS encoding HK97 family phage prohead protease, with the translated sequence MLPLRSTLQVEVHAPQTDPIENQKSEIKNPQNPTLDFTSSDATLDRFGEIITPSGWRLDSYRRNPVFQNAHQYGDVIFTLGKALITEVRALAGRQVLFQRIQFATDANPMAKIAHALYAGGFLHGVSVGFIPIRWEDPTATSPRKHLEQELVEVSAVAIPANPNALALALKSGALEKSDIQTTLDLLHQSLAIAKTTSPIPPIIPTSPALLLSRQIRDLLKHL
- a CDS encoding ABC transporter permease; translation: MTEVSQEKAAAPANPAKAASQSGPLARLWSIPATRALVALIFILVIGCIFNAQGAFFKIGTHRDALRQASVFGILACGMTLVIISGGIDLAVGSILALVAVAFSLTTIHWGWTPWISVPVCLLLALACGAVSGGITAWFGIQPFIATLAMMVFARGLAKTISGGMKVSTIVQMPNGSYQSVPVPRIFELIDNRILGGHVSVVTVIFLVCAVLAWIVLSRHYVGRQLYAIGGNEQAARLSGVRVNFAKILAYAASGLFAGVAGICQAAQEQQGDPEAGIGYELTAIAIVVIGGTTLAGGRGGLGLTLLGTLTIGYLEKILSINAVPEASRLMLTGAIIVVAVLAQKRRL
- a CDS encoding phage major capsid protein, which produces MQTETQTLDQITTLTADLGAIKTDLGTLLGLKSTLATLQAAQADLALQLGNFRTATVAKFGSAAPHRTRPIGGVTDECAAQVASQFILHCERSGAIDALCSAPATQRDTLLNFARNTLNLSTKAALTTTDIPLPAQYGNEIRELISDFGVVRRRMSPYPIGTGTCRPVRMGTRPAFGSIAISAAFAEKSPTVTLASLESHKIGGVIRLPREIDEQAVIPIGRFLTRYAAVEFARAEDTWGFLADGTPETYENVEGIATIAKDKGHVVTLAAGKTKPSDATLDDFRLLRTKVNKAALNGRLSAYYLDTTWETHLGSFNTQAEPHIYQRLPDGSAILDGYPIVWTDVLQPFDTLAAAGKTIAVFGALSFWWMGEHGTPRIDTSTHIWFSNDQLAVRFIEEIDFDYCAEDATAALLTAAAA